A region from the Salifodinibacter halophilus genome encodes:
- the guaB gene encoding IMP dehydrogenase, translated as MTLRMDEQALTFDDVLLAPGYSDMLPQAADLTTQLTRGIRINLPLVSAAMDTVTEADLAIALAQDGGIGIVHKSMPIDVQARHVRTVKKFEAGVITDPITTTPDAKVADVVALTRERRISGVPIVDRGEPVGIVTSRDLRFETRTDVPITEIMTPRERLVTVPENADRDQILTLFHKHRIEKVLVVADNGQLAGMITVKDVQKSSDFPSAAKDEQGSLRVGAALGAGAAGVERAEALIEAGVDVLVVDTAHGHSSGVIETVATLKRQWPDVELIAGNVGTGEGARALVEAGVDAVKVGIGPGSICTTRMVAGIGVPQITAVANVAAALAETDVPLIADGGIRYSGDLAKAIAAGAHSVMIGGMFAGTAEAPGEIELYQGRSFKSYRGMGSIGAMSGESGSADRYAQDPSAEIEKLVPEGIEGRVPYKGPVGGVVHQLAGGLRAAMGYTGSSDIDVMRTQPRFSRISASGVKESHVHDVNIVKEAPNYRVD; from the coding sequence ATGACGCTACGTATGGATGAGCAAGCACTGACGTTCGATGACGTTTTGCTCGCGCCCGGTTACTCCGACATGCTACCGCAAGCGGCCGATCTGACGACCCAGCTCACCCGCGGTATTCGGATTAATCTGCCGCTGGTATCCGCGGCTATGGATACCGTAACCGAGGCCGATCTGGCGATTGCACTGGCACAGGACGGTGGTATCGGCATCGTTCACAAGTCCATGCCGATCGACGTGCAGGCGCGACATGTGCGCACGGTCAAAAAATTCGAGGCCGGTGTTATCACCGACCCGATTACGACCACGCCGGATGCAAAAGTCGCCGATGTCGTCGCACTGACGCGCGAGCGCCGTATTTCCGGCGTGCCGATCGTGGATCGCGGCGAGCCGGTCGGCATCGTGACGAGCCGGGATCTGCGCTTCGAAACCCGGACCGACGTGCCCATCACCGAAATCATGACACCGCGCGAGCGGCTTGTGACTGTGCCGGAAAATGCCGACCGGGACCAAATTCTGACGCTGTTCCATAAGCATCGCATCGAGAAGGTGCTGGTGGTTGCCGACAATGGCCAGCTGGCGGGCATGATCACGGTCAAGGACGTCCAGAAATCGTCCGATTTTCCGTCTGCGGCCAAGGACGAGCAGGGCAGCCTGCGTGTGGGCGCGGCGCTCGGCGCCGGCGCCGCGGGTGTCGAGCGTGCCGAGGCGTTGATTGAGGCGGGCGTTGATGTGTTGGTCGTGGATACCGCACACGGCCATTCCTCAGGCGTGATTGAAACTGTGGCCACGCTGAAGCGTCAATGGCCTGATGTTGAGCTGATCGCGGGCAATGTGGGCACAGGCGAAGGTGCACGCGCGCTCGTCGAAGCGGGCGTCGATGCAGTCAAAGTTGGTATTGGCCCGGGATCGATCTGTACCACACGCATGGTGGCCGGTATCGGTGTGCCGCAGATAACAGCGGTGGCCAATGTAGCGGCGGCGCTGGCCGAGACTGATGTGCCGTTGATCGCTGACGGTGGCATCCGTTACTCGGGGGATCTCGCCAAGGCCATTGCAGCCGGCGCTCATTCGGTCATGATCGGCGGCATGTTTGCTGGCACGGCCGAGGCGCCGGGCGAAATCGAACTCTATCAAGGGCGTTCATTCAAATCCTATCGCGGCATGGGGTCGATCGGCGCCATGTCTGGCGAAAGTGGTTCGGCCGATCGCTACGCCCAGGATCCGAGTGCGGAAATCGAAAAACTGGTGCCCGAAGGCATCGAAGGCCGCGTGCCGTACAAGGGGCCGGTGGGCGGTGTCGTCCATCAGCTGGCTGGCGGTCTGCGTGCGGCGATGGGTTACACCGGCTCGTCGGATATCGACGTGATGCGAACGCAGCCGCGCTTTTCACGTATCAGTGCCTCGGGCGTCAAAGAGTCGCACGTGCACGACGTCAACATTGTCAAGGAAGCACCGAATTATCGTGTCGACTAA
- a CDS encoding exodeoxyribonuclease VII large subunit produces the protein MAETADKTAPIYSVAELNKAVADLLGTSFRLLWVAGEVSNLARPRSGHIYFTLKDDQAQVRCALFKNRAYYVKTALENGAAVRVRARVGLYAARGDYQLIIEHLEDDGAGAAQRAFEQVKQKLNAEGLFDADHKQSLPAVASRIGVITSPTGAAVRDVLRVVARRFPLSAVRIYPVPVQGEQAPSAIIAALGHAHHRGDCDVLIVARGGGSLEDLAAFNDEAVARAIAACPIPVVAGVGHEVDVTIADLVADQRAATPSAAAETVCPDRQAYAQKLDELAKRARGALQKMLAGRTERLDAMATRLARQHPRRRIDHAAQRLDTAGEQLERVVRRRLDDADQRLQSIAARHRRATPQPVVNRWQSRVADLRRRLIETQRRQITGNAQQLAGLSRSLDSLSPLRTLERGYAIARDETGAIVRHAENLRIGDRVDLALAHGRLRCRIDDIDPDEQSVS, from the coding sequence ATGGCCGAAACAGCCGATAAAACCGCGCCGATCTACAGCGTAGCCGAACTGAACAAGGCGGTCGCCGATCTACTCGGCACGAGCTTCCGCCTGCTCTGGGTGGCCGGTGAAGTATCCAATCTTGCCCGGCCACGCTCAGGGCATATCTATTTCACCTTGAAAGACGATCAAGCCCAGGTGCGCTGCGCGCTTTTCAAAAACCGCGCGTATTACGTCAAAACCGCGCTGGAAAACGGCGCGGCAGTCCGAGTGCGGGCGCGCGTCGGCCTGTATGCTGCACGCGGTGATTATCAATTAATCATCGAGCATCTCGAGGACGACGGCGCGGGCGCTGCGCAACGGGCATTCGAACAGGTTAAGCAGAAGCTCAACGCCGAAGGTCTGTTCGATGCCGATCACAAACAGTCGCTGCCGGCGGTTGCGAGCCGCATCGGCGTGATCACCTCGCCCACAGGCGCGGCCGTACGCGATGTGCTGCGCGTGGTGGCTCGCCGTTTCCCATTGTCGGCGGTGCGCATCTATCCAGTTCCGGTCCAGGGTGAACAAGCGCCCTCGGCGATCATTGCCGCACTCGGCCATGCGCACCACCGCGGCGACTGCGATGTGCTGATCGTGGCCCGCGGCGGTGGCTCACTGGAAGATCTGGCGGCGTTCAACGACGAGGCCGTTGCCCGTGCAATCGCCGCCTGCCCGATCCCGGTCGTGGCCGGCGTCGGACACGAGGTCGACGTCACGATCGCCGATCTCGTCGCCGATCAACGCGCCGCGACCCCCTCAGCCGCCGCCGAAACCGTCTGCCCCGACCGCCAGGCTTACGCGCAAAAGCTCGACGAATTGGCCAAACGTGCGCGCGGGGCATTACAGAAAATGTTGGCCGGGCGCACCGAGCGCCTCGACGCCATGGCAACCCGACTGGCACGTCAACACCCACGACGGCGAATCGACCATGCAGCACAACGGCTCGACACGGCGGGCGAACAGCTCGAGCGCGTCGTTAGACGCCGTCTCGATGACGCGGATCAACGGCTTCAGTCAATCGCCGCGCGCCATCGCCGAGCCACGCCACAGCCTGTCGTTAACCGTTGGCAGTCGCGAGTCGCTGATCTGCGGCGACGCCTGATCGAGACGCAGCGGCGCCAAATCACGGGAAACGCCCAGCAGCTCGCCGGCCTGTCGCGATCGCTGGACAGCCTGAGCCCGCTGCGTACACTCGAGCGCGGCTACGCCATCGCGCGTGACGAGACCGGCGCTATCGTCCGTCATGCCGAGAACTTGCGCATCGGCGATCGGGTCGACCTCGCACTCGCCCACGGTCGGCTGCGCTGTCGTATCGACGATATCGACCCGGACGAACAATCGGTTTCCTGA